The Silurus meridionalis isolate SWU-2019-XX chromosome 6, ASM1480568v1, whole genome shotgun sequence genome contains the following window.
tatgtgtgtgtgtgtgtgtgtgtatatatatatatatatatatatatatatatgggaatGTGgttcaatatacagtatatatagataGTTTAAAGCATATGAGGCTTTCTATGTAGCAATTACAAAGTAAAGTACACATTTATAacaatgtttatataataaGATAATAGAAATTCTCATGAATTTGTAATGTTTATAATGGTAACTGTAATGGGTTCTGTGGGCCTTTACTGGTTTGTTATGTTATATCTAGTGGATACCATGTTATGTAATGTTATGTCTAATGGATACCATTAGGTAAAACTTTGGTTTCTTTGGTTTAATGAAAATTTTATGATGTACACAAACATACTATGTAACTACGGAAAATGGTTTTAAGGGATAAGAGCTGATGATTTGCAGTTTGCTATTTGTACATTAGACTTTCAGTGATAGATTCACATAATGTATTATGAAAGTAGTATGTGCTATTAGTAGATTTGCATGTGTGCAGAGGGCCGGTTAGTTATTTTAGAAAACATAAGaacattaaagtaaaaaaaaaaaaaaaatccaatcagTTTTTCCACATAAGTTTCagatacacacacccacacacctccATATCTAAGACTTGGGGGAAacgttttcctttttaaaacagTAATGACGCACATACAGCCAACTCTAACCCTGTGCCCAGAAATAAATACCTCACAAGATGTGCCCTTCAAAACGAAGTAATTAAGTTTTATAAATCAGCGAGACAAACACATGGGAGTCTTAACATTAAGCCTAAGTTAATCACATTGCAGCACACTGCTTTCGAAAACACCTTTGGGCTGTTGTTTTCTTGTATAAAGGCAATAAGCTAGTGCTTTACATTAAACCTCTTCCCACTAGGAGCTAATCATTTCTAAGAATCAGCTTACTGTTGACTCGGTTACATGTCTTAGATATATTCAGGGTACTCTTAACCGATTTGTTGGGAATATTTGACAGTCATCAGTCATCATTAGACTGTCTTGACTTTGCTCAGACCTGAACTGTAGGTTAAATCTCCTAAATGCCATGAAAATCcattaaatctccacaaaaccaaaaacatattACATCACGTTTAGATACCTGCTGGCTCACCTATGACCTGGGAATCCTGTTAGAAAATCATCAATCGCACCTAAAATCAGTTAGAACCACTGATATCGAGGGCACTGATATCAACCACACAGAAAATAGACAAAACACGCTTATTAATCATTACAAAACCTTCAGGAACCAAAGACTCTATGAGATATTAGGACATAAAAACAGTGACAACAGCAATGAGCAGAACACATGCGTTGAGAAAGGTGTCCTTTCATGAAAtagctttatataaaaaatccCCACTGTATTAGCTGTGTGGAAGAGGGTCAGTGCTTGGAAATAGACCACAAGACTAATATTTTAGTGCTAAATATAGCAGTGTGCGCGCAACTGAACAACGCCTCCTCACTCatgcgcgcacacgcacacacacacgcacagacggGGCGGGAAGGAAATGAGTGGAGTTACAGCAtcactgtgcacacacactcgTTCTTTTCTCCAAACGGCCCCTCGACCCCTCGACGCCGTTAATAAGCCCGTGTTAGAGAAACGCGGAGTTGCAGCTCAAAGCTCCTGCTGTGGTGTGACGCTACTTGACGCCATCCATTTTCCAGCCGTGACGCACCGGCTACCGTGCATGCGCATGCGCACAAGCCAACCCGGTATAACGGTTTTTTAGTCCACGCTGACTCAATAACCGTACAGTCATAGCTAAGGTTAGAAATGAAAATGCGGAAAAAGCCATTccatttttaatgcatttttggtAAATATTTGATCTTTGATTCGATAATATTTTGCACCTTTGATTTCATATATTTCATCAGATTTACTAGATCTAGCTCATTCATAATTGTAGTGAAACGATTAGTAGTGGTATTAATGGTAATACATGAagagaaaaattataataataacaacaacaaaattattttaatactattactgctactactactactactacaaataataataataataataataataataataataatatttttaataacaataaagatactactactactactactaatattattattattgttattattattaataacaataataattaataaataaactatttcaAAAATAGCCTAAAAAACAACTGCAAAGGAGCATAAAGCAGacaaatccaaaaataaaaataaaccaaatattttATAGTCTCATTGTTCTCAATAGCTAGAAAAATATTGcgaaaaaatgtataaactcaGTCATGCCCAGGTTCCTTTCATTGTTCAACACAGacaaatggatttttttaaggAAACTACAGGGAAATCTGACCCAGTATGCTGAAGGGTGTAACCTAATGTCACCTAATTTTTTTCAAACCCACTGTGACAGATCAGCTTCCAGATTTAATGAAGTCAATTTTGAAAGTAAAGACGGCTGATGATAGCACACTTTGTGTTGTATTATAAATCATTCACACAGACTGGAGAGAGTTGCTATTAAATTAACACACATGGATTACTTTAGATTTCTTTAAGCTATCTTGTaggtataatatacagtatatacatatttttcccATTTCTTTATAAATGGGTTGTTATGTGATAAATATTTCAATGTATTATATCCAGTCATGTGCCacatttaatgtaaattatttttataaactgtGGGAAAATAAATCATGTGTGGTCATAATGGTATTAAAAATTGAGGGGGTATGAGGTAGTGTCTATTTTTGTATCACTTTTGACTTGTCATCCCTAGAGAGAATGTAAGTACAAATAAAAGAGTCTGATCTAAGATCAGCATCCCCTTAGACATAAGCACATTATGCTGTAAAAAACAGACTTCAGACCAGGACTTGGGTAAAAAGAGAAACAGCTACTGAGGCAACCATGTGCAACACAGGAAGTTGCCTCCTTTTCCTGATTAGTCTATGACGTGATGTTCTCTACTGCTGTGTTTTTCTTACTAATGCCACCAAGATTAGATACTTCAGCCATTGCAGCTACTTTTGTAGCTTACTATAAGTACAAACTGCatatcaaatataattataGCTTGTGGTATTATGTAGCTTTTCACTTCATCATGTGTAAATCATCATAGCTTCACAACTGCAAACTTGTATGAAatgttagggttaaggtcaggttgGGGTGGATTTAAAAAACGTTATTACCTGATAATAGTTCTTTCttattttatctgtgtgtaCACCAACTATATCAATTTGTCCTCATAATTTCTAGAAATTTTGGTCAAGATTGTCACAATATCTATATCTTATATTTGGTGCAGTGATTTCCTTATACCAGATAATATGTAGTAATAgaattttaaaagcatttttttgtcattactCATATTCCTGATAATTCATTGGTATTTCCCTTTGTCCATGTGCACCCATGTAAGTGAAACCTTTTAAGATATCCAGAGTTAATATGTtgcaatattaaacatatttgtgGTAAAGGTTTAGCATAACATCAACAGTCATAAGGGACCGAGTCACATGACAGATGAGCTCATGTCGAGTCTCTCACACAAATATGGTAATTACAGTAACTTGTTATTTTCCTTATATGGAAGTTTCTTGATTATAGCAGCAAGGAGGGTTTACCAGCCTATTGTAACACTGGTAAAGATACTTTACTAGTCTGAGGAGTACGTAagtttaaagtttaataaagaatattaaCTTGCTTAACTTGTATGTAATTCCTAACTTACATGTGATTCTCATTTAAAATTCACGTCCCCTTAAAACAGTAATGAGTGCTAGcagtgtatatacaaaaaaaaagaaatcctccATGCAAGGAATAGCCAAGGTCCTTTAGCTTCACTTAAAAATGAGGACAGACAGGTTACAGAATTATCTGTCTGATGCACGTTTGTGTATATTCAAACAAGTAATTATTTAGTAAGCACACATCTGTTCTTTAAACACTCATGTCAACATGTGGAAACGCACGTTACTGTAAACAACAGAACCACACATGCCTGTCAGACAAGTTggtctggaatttttttttagtgtaaaagaaacaatatatttaaaacactgtTGTAGTTCAATCAAAATTAATCATACTTATGGTGTCATAGATACATGTAGTTGTTAGCATGGCTTAAACTATTATTCTCTACATGCTGAAGTAACTAGAAAAAGGATAAAACTGGCCAGTGTACACTTAATAAGGTAATTTGTCCTGGGCAGATCCGAAAGAGATGAGGAAGCCACATAGATGAGGTCAAGGTCAttcattttgttctatttttttcttcatctcgCAGTTCTTCACCTCAAAATGTTTCTGCACCCCTCTcaaacaaacatgcacacaggaCTGCAGCCTGCATCTAGGCTCTGGGCCACCAGGGTGTACGTGACTTTGTGCTTCTGagtatgtggagatttgtgagatttggGAACATGAATGCTGTTTTAGGTCACTGAAAGGTCACATGTACactataaacaaacagaaaaacaccaGTCTGTCAGTAAAACATCATAACAGGTTATTCCCCAAAGTGAACACTAATAATAAGCCaacaaacacttaaaataatttcaaaacATGGTTTGATTTGAGTGATGTTTATTTCATTAAGCGTCATTTGAGTCATTTGAATCAAGTAACCTAtttaacataatatacacaaTTCGATAACGTCAGAAATCACATTTGTTAAACCAAAAGAGACTTTTTGTCAACTGTAATGGACCAGGTTCTTAAATAACTGGGTCTAtacgttttttaaattttatttatatttgtccaATTACTTCTGTGTCTGTAAAAATAGAGGGATTGTGTAAATTATGAAAATCTCCAAATACTTATGGGTATGAGGATTCTTATATTAGACAAAAATGTACACCTTTTTCAGCAGTTACTATTTAATGCTCACAGAAGCCAATCAGATAGTCAAAGCCACATCCGTAAGAAGGTCATTTAAATTTAGAAATTCACTTTAGGGAAATCATTTCACTTTAAGGCCCACATCAGTACAAAGCATAACCAATCTCATTTGTGCAGATGGACTCGATTTCCAAATTAAGATATTACCGTATTTCGATCATTTAATCCAAAATAAGCATATCTTTATCAATCTACTATTTTAAAGGTAAATTTCCAAACTAGTGATGACTGGGATCTAGATCAAGTGTCACTTAAAaataactgtattttatttgtgaaaaatgtgttttatacattCTTCCTCAGAATTGTTGcagagaaaaataaacttttgttaatattttgtttaaataattaccatatataataataattcattatgtAAGCATAATGAATACTTAGTATTAAGTTATGGTTTTCTAGAACTGTATTCCAGCAATATCACAGTACAGTAATTACTTGTAGCTCCTTCACATGCCAACAAATAAACAACTCAAATGTACTGAATGGCATGCTTGCATTGGGCATATCCACACATTTTCTCTGAGTCACATGGATGGTACCAGAGCCAAAAATAAGttgtgcatatatgtgtgtgtgtgtgtgaccattACTACTAAACTGGAGGCCTGTGTGTATGAATGCTTAATTCTGTATGCTTGTGTGCACACCAAGTCAGTATGTAGGTATTGAAAAGGTTTACGATATATTAATGCAATCATTGAAATTACCCACACTCTGTATAAGATATACTCACAGCACATTTGACCACATAAGGAACTGATGCCCACTCTTTTACTCTATTACTGATCCACCCTTAATATGAAAACTAAAGTGGCcttatttaaacaaacttcCTTAAACCACAGTCACTATGAAATCTGAGCAGATATCTTTTGATATTATCTAAGAATAATAATGATTTCACTACATTATCTCTACAAGGTCTTGGTATGCTGTCAAATTATCTTTAACTAAGGACTACATTGTAAACTGAGGTTCTCTGTTTATCTTTAGataaatactataaatactTAAATACTTTTGACCAGAAAAGTTGGATAGGTGACCTATGCAGTGAGTGTTTTTTCTCGATTATACCATCCTACTGATACACAAAATCCTTATTGTAGTACTTGTAAATTTGTCTTGACTCTTACTACTGCAAAACAAATGATTATCATAGGAGTGGTACAAAGAACCCATACAGTTGCTCAGGATAACCCTTAAAGCGCAAAGTCTTTGCACAGTCTCTGGGAAGATTAACAGCTGTTTACAGTGGTGCaaaatactttataaatgtacttTTCAGTACTCAAATTATAAAATACTGCATACTACTTTGTTAAGGTACACCATCTATTAAGCTACTAGTGCTATGGTCTCTCGTGAAAAAAAGGAGGTTATGGAAGAGAAACAAGTCATTAGTTTTGGTAGTGCCACATGGGATGGCTGGTAAATGTATCACTAATcatatttgcatttcatttagaTTGTATAATGTCGTGTGTTTTCCCTGTTTGTTAAGGACTTTAGAAAAGTTATTCAATAACAtttagaaatataataataaaatataaaactatatttatttgAAAGCTGTATATGAACAATAAGTGTAATGAATCAGACTTTTTACATAGAGAGGGAAATGGCAAGGGAGCCAAAGGACCCAAAGTTTTCATTTTAGACTCACCCTTCCTGTGCACACCTTGTCTGAAAGTAACCTAAAACTGTAGAGTCTAAACTTTCCTAAGCAGCTTTTAAACTACAAAATGGGCTACAGTGTGCTGTGGTCAGGTCTTTTATCTTTTAATCATATTGCAGATACTTTACATGTTTAATGAATAAAGAGACTGcacataataaaaagaaaatgctatGAATCTGATGTGAAATATGGTGCTGGGTCAGTAATGCTGGGGACTGTTTTGCAGCTGGTAGTTCTGGAGTTCTTGTGATGGCATTATGAGTACCAGGATAGTTCTATCTAAAACCTGGTTAGCTTTGCCAGGAGGTTGAAGCTTCTCCTTTAATAGCTCATTTAACAAGAGACTATACATGCAAATCAACACAAAAGTACTGCTTGTCCATGGCCATCTCAATTTTCAGACTTACTGGCCAGTGGTTTGAGGAAAGCCAGTGTGCTGGCCTGGGAATATAAAGAtgcttaaaatgttctgctctGAGGATGGTTCCAAGATCCCTTTATTTTTCCAATTTCTCCAACCTTGTTGGACATGATAGGTCATTCAATGATTGTATTCTCTTCAGGGAAAGTGTTGCCAAATAATAATCATGGAGGCACTGATGTTTAAATGTAGGTTATACAGCAAAATAGAACTAATTGCATTGTCCCCTTCTAATTAATATTTTCAGgtcttttttaatttgtattaggAAAAGTAACAAATGTTTAGACTGCAAATAATGTGCAAAATATGGGGAATAAATAGAGggaaaagtcaagtcaaaaagcttttattgttatttcaaccatatatagctgatgcagtacacagtgaaatgaaacaacgttcctccagaaaaTGCATGTAAAGCACCTGCAAGGCTCAATATAGAGTCTACATAGtaatttgatttctttttacacAAGTTGGTTACTGTATTATTCcccttaaacaaacaaacccattTCAACCTGGTTGACCGGTACACACGTAAGACTTACACATTAAGCAAAGACATCAAAAGGTTGGTACCTGAAATATAAtcaaacaaagacgcaacagacAGAAATTGCTTTTTCCAGACCCACCCTCAGCAGGACTTGTTCTTGTTCAGTTATACCGAGCACAGTAACCCTAACAAGAAGCTAGTCATCCTTATACTTAGTATAGAAGTCAACTGGCAGGAAAACCATGCTTTTACGTGGCGTGGTGTGTTCATTGGTGTGTTAGTTGGAGTAGGGGGTGCAAGTTGCGTCATTTGTACCTCAATAATGGCACTGCTGTGCTGCTAAAAGTAGGGAGGTGGGTGTGCCACGCAGACCTATGCCCTGATTACACAGAAGCTCTGTGTTCTCTTCTGAGTCCACAACACATGGTCCTGTTTAGCCTGTTTCACTTCACTGGTTTCTCAGTAAGCCCTGAGAGAAATGTTTGCTAATATATTCAGTTCATCAGACCTCATCAGAAATATTGGGTTAAATTAAGTTCTGCTTTCATGTTACATGTTTAATGTGTTCAGCCAAAACTACAGAAGGAAGTATAAACAGACATGATTTTATGCAAATGATTTTTGCATATGTGCGTATGTAGGTGTGTTAGTATTCTGGTAGCCTAATTTTCAAACTGTCTAGTCAGACATCCTTGTGTAACAAACAGTGTTCagactaaaaaacaaaaaggtgttGTGTTCCCTGGTCAGTCCCCAAGATCAAACCTGTCCTAGATGCTAGATATCTGAGTATTTACATATTGGTCTGGTGACTGCGGACACGTTCGTATAGGGAaattaaagcaataataaacaacattttCTGAGAGAGCTCCAGCATCTTTAGGCCTTGCATGCAACTTACATCACATCACGTCCAAAACCCCATACTACCATATTTAATAGTAGGCTTTTATAGAGTAAATAGCAACGCTCCATGTATGCtttgtgctatttttttttgcactgtagaAGGGCATCTTCGTAGCAGGGCActcatgtttctttcttttttttaaataatactttttataatCAGACTGATTCATAAACGCACTAAAGGCAACAACAGAGAATAGAATAAATATAATGGTGTGACGTACTATTTTGGCACACTATGCAGTATGCTAGTAGGCGATTTTTAAACACGGCCCCGCCTCCACCACGGCTCGCGCTCGCTCTGGCCTCATGGTGACGCAGATGCTGGTTCACGTGCCCGCGCTTCTCAAATATAGCGTCGTGGACGTGCGTTGAGTCCTACGAGTCTAGTGGAAAGAGCGGAGAAGCACATTTTTGAGTTGGATTGCGTGTTTCACAGCgccgagaaaaaaaaaggctagaaCGTTACTTAGTTATTGACTGTAAGACGTTCGCCAATTTACCTCAATGAACATGCTTTCAGGaccagctttttttatttttagttgataaaatataatataaatatcagcCACCAGCTTCAAACCGTGATGTGAGAAATCCAAACTTGACTGTGATACCGGGAGGGAAAAACTTCTCTACTTTTCCTTTATACGGACACGGAACGCAAAACAAGGAGCGAATGATaggtaaatcattttatttctaattctttatttattttatttcttactgtATTGTGAGAACGTGGTTTTGTTGGGAAAACTACAGAAATGAGCGGAGAGTTTCAGCCCTGACCTCCATTGTGTCATTGTGTCCATGAAgctatttgataaaaaaaaaaaaggcttttcctatacattaattttattttacattttactattattttataatgaacgCGTTTATATTTTGCCTGTAAATGAAGCAGCATTCATTCACCACTTTTCGCAGTCATGGGGTTTTTCCTAAAGtataaattgtttgtttttacataaacccttttcatttctataaaatCAGCTTGAAGTTATAATAGCTTACCCCCAGCTAATATTCCTGATAGGGCTGTAAGATTTGTGTCAGAGCAATTTCCAATTAACGTTTTAGATTCCTGGGGGTTGCATCCTTATTCTTCCCCTGCATGATTGTCAGGTCATATTAAATGTATTGCCTAGTTATGTTTCAACCCAGCACGCTTACCTGTTCCCAACCATGCACCTATCATGAGGAGGAATCAAACTTGACACCTATTGTTATAGTAAGCCATTGAATGGTCTCCTCTTTTGGTATGCACATGGATCCTGCAGTATTACCTGGAATTTTATCACTATTTAAGTTATCTCCTGTTTGTGTTCCTTACATGTGATCTACACAACCAGGCATGCCATTGTTCTTTGGGCTAGAAATATTTGTGGGGCTGATCGGGATGTGTACTAAAGCTGTATCCTGTCTGTGACTGGCTCAACAATGGCCATCACAGCCTAAACAGTTGGTGGTCGGGTTCCTGCACAACATCAGAAACGTATCAGGGATAGTGAAATAATGGGTCAGAAAGGAGAAAGCGGAAAAACACCAAACAATGGTCTGAACTGCAGTGTAAAGTTGGTATGCtgggaaaataatgtttttagtaACTGACTGTTTTATAATTCTGGTCTGTAAAGCCAGCGCATCATCAGGCTTAGTATGTTTTTGCCTTTCTAATATATCCAGGGTTTGTTAATATCCATGTTTCAAAAGTCAGGTCTGCTTGCATGTCCAGGTGAAGAATGTAGTTACTATAGCCAGATGAGGCTTTGAGGGTAATGGTGGATTAACTTTGCAAATACAGGCTACAGATGTTTTTCTCCACAATCTTCTGCCACATTTTAGTGAATTCATAATGGGCAAGTAACATTGTATACAGAAAAGACATAGCACTGATGTGTCCCACTTTGATGTCCTTTTGATATATTTCCACTTTCTCTTTTAGATCATTGATGTACATTTGAACACACTGATCTGTGGCAATCACTGAGAAAAGGGAAGCAGGATCCCTCTTCTGAAAGTCACATCAGTCACACCCAAACCTCTCCCAAAATGTCTCTGGCCTCCTTCCACTTGATGCAGGCCCTGAAGAACTCTCCTGCAGCCCTGCGCAGACACTTTAAACGTGACCGCACAGAAAGCCTTTCCCATGGGGACCCCATATTCAAAGTCCATTATCTAGGCACTAAAAAAATCTTCTCTCTTGACCTGGAGCAGGCAGAAGAAGTCATTAACCGGCTCCTAGATGGTGCGCCTGGAAAGTTATCCAAAGACCATGCTCTGGTGGTGCGGCCACGATATGTAGAAGTAAAAGAGTTGAGCACAGGGAGACAGCTCACCAAGACCTACCTGCATGACATTGCCTACTGCGCATCACACACAGCCCATCCCAACGTATTCCTCTATATATGCAGGCAACCTGGCCAACAGCTACAGTGTCGGGTGTTCTGGTGTAGTCGTGTGGAAAGGGCAAAGGATATGACAGCATGCCTAGCAAACTCATTTCAGAGGGCACTAA
Protein-coding sequences here:
- the si:dkey-19b23.8 gene encoding uncharacterized protein si:dkey-19b23.8, producing the protein MSLASFHLMQALKNSPAALRRHFKRDRTESLSHGDPIFKVHYLGTKKIFSLDLEQAEEVINRLLDGAPGKLSKDHALVVRPRYVEVKELSTGRQLTKTYLHDIAYCASHTAHPNVFLYICRQPGQQLQCRVFWCSRVERAKDMTACLANSFQRALNDWQDGCATLPKAEGIARDVEGDITPAAAAKGLTLPASLGKVRWKKKGSISRSPLRGITRRGSSSENWQ